The Pangasianodon hypophthalmus isolate fPanHyp1 chromosome 2, fPanHyp1.pri, whole genome shotgun sequence genome window below encodes:
- the eya2 gene encoding eyes absent homolog 2 isoform X2, translating into MAAYGQTQYSPAIQPAGPYTPYTHHTQGYSVPSYNIKTEDGLSHSPGQSSLLGYTSNFSGTPPSQALYSYSTHGGSISSGIFQGTNAITGSTPFSPTQQDFTAYSSYGQSQYSPYYNTHYNNPYLTSSNISPSAIGTAIPYQHTEHPAITTSPESHPGEYHAPPSPPTPGKEQEGGPARRGSDGKLRGRKRANDPVPPLDSEIERVFIWDLDETIIIFHSLLTGSFSTRFGKDSAKAVSLGLWMEEMIFNLADSRLFFNDLEECDQVHIDDVASDDNGQDLSTYNFGTDGFQSPAGGGALCLGSGVHGGVDWMRKLAFRYRRVKEIYNTFKNNVGGLLGNPKREEWLQLRREMEVLTDLWLTQALKALALINSRPNCVNVMVTTTQLIPALSKVLLYGLGGAFPIENIYSATKTGKESCFERVTQRFGRRAVYVVIGDGVEEETVAKKKNMPFWRVTCRADLEALSHALELDYL; encoded by the exons ATGGCTGCTTATGGGCAGACACAGTACAGCCCTGCCATCCAGCCTGCAGGCCCATACACACCCTACACACATCACACCCAGGGCTACAGTGTGCCATCCTACA ATATTAAAACAGAAGATGGCTTGAGTCATTCGCCAGGACAGAGCAGTCTGCTTGGCTACACATCCAACTTCAGCGGAACACCTCCTAGCCAAGCTCTTTACAGTTACTCCACACACG GTGGCAGTATTTCTTCTGGAATTTTCCAAGGAACGAATGCCATCACAGGCTCAACGCCATTTAGTCCCACACAGCAG gaTTTCACAGCGTATTCCAGTTATGGCCAAAGCCAGTACTCACcatactataatacacactacaACAACCCCTACCTCACAAGCAGTAATATTAGCCCTTCAGCCATCGGCACGGCAATCCCCTATCAGCATACAGAACATCCTGCTATAACAACCAGCCCAGAGTCTCACCCAG GAGAGTATCATGCCCCCCCTAGCCCTCCAACCCCAGGAAAGGAGCAGGAAGGAGGTCCAGCCAGACGCGGCTCGGATGGAAAGCTGCGGGGAAGGAAGAGGGCCAATGACCCTGTACCCCCACTGGACTCAGAAATCGAG AGAGTGTTTATTTGGGACCTGGATGAAACCATCATCATTTTCCACTCACTTCTCACCGGCTCTTTTTCCACACGCTTCGGCAAG GACTCAGCCAAAGCTGTGTCTCTGGGGCTGTGGATGGAAGAGATGATCTTCAACTTGGCAGACTCACGACTCTTCTTCAATGACCTAGAG GAATGTGACCAAGTTCATATCGATGATGTGGCCTCGGATGACAACGGACAGGACTTGAG cacaTATAACTTTGGAACAGACGGCTTCCAGAGTCCAGCAGGAGGTGGTGCTCTGTGTTTAGGCTCAGGGGTCCACGGTGGCGTCGACTGGATGAGGAAGCTGGCCTTCCGCTACCGGCGAGTAAAAGAGATCTACAACACTTTCAAGAACAATGTAGGAG GTTTGCTGGGGAATCCAAAGCGAGAGGAATGGCTTCAGCTGAGACGAGAAATGGAGGTTCTTACTGATCTGTGGCTTACGCAGGCTCTAAAGGCTCTAGCTCTTATTAACTCCAG ACCAAACTGTGTGAATGTGATGGTCACCACCACTCAGCTGATCCCAGCTCTTTCCAAAGTGCTGCTGTATGGTCTGGGAGGAGCTTTTCCCATCGAGAACATTTACAGTGCCACCAAAACTG GTAAAGAGAGCTGTTTTGAGAGGGTGACTCAGAGGTTCGGGAGGCGAGCTGTGTACGTGGTAATCGGAGATGGAGTGGAAGAGGAAACTGTGGCGAAGAAG AAAAACATGCCATTCTGGAGGGTAACATGCAGAGCAGACCTGGAGGCACTGAGTCATGCACTAGAGCTGGACTACCTCTAG
- the eya2 gene encoding eyes absent homolog 2 isoform X1 has product MAAYGQTQYSPAIQPAGPYTPYTHHTQGYSVPSYNIKTEDGLSHSPGQSSLLGYTSNFSGTPPSQALYSYSTHGGSISSGIFQGTNAITGSTPFSPTQQDFTAYSSYGQSQYSPYYNTHYNNPYLTSSNISPSAIGTAIPYQHTEHPAITTSPESHPGEDKHQGEYHAPPSPPTPGKEQEGGPARRGSDGKLRGRKRANDPVPPLDSEIERVFIWDLDETIIIFHSLLTGSFSTRFGKDSAKAVSLGLWMEEMIFNLADSRLFFNDLEECDQVHIDDVASDDNGQDLSTYNFGTDGFQSPAGGGALCLGSGVHGGVDWMRKLAFRYRRVKEIYNTFKNNVGGLLGNPKREEWLQLRREMEVLTDLWLTQALKALALINSRPNCVNVMVTTTQLIPALSKVLLYGLGGAFPIENIYSATKTGKESCFERVTQRFGRRAVYVVIGDGVEEETVAKKKNMPFWRVTCRADLEALSHALELDYL; this is encoded by the exons ATGGCTGCTTATGGGCAGACACAGTACAGCCCTGCCATCCAGCCTGCAGGCCCATACACACCCTACACACATCACACCCAGGGCTACAGTGTGCCATCCTACA ATATTAAAACAGAAGATGGCTTGAGTCATTCGCCAGGACAGAGCAGTCTGCTTGGCTACACATCCAACTTCAGCGGAACACCTCCTAGCCAAGCTCTTTACAGTTACTCCACACACG GTGGCAGTATTTCTTCTGGAATTTTCCAAGGAACGAATGCCATCACAGGCTCAACGCCATTTAGTCCCACACAGCAG gaTTTCACAGCGTATTCCAGTTATGGCCAAAGCCAGTACTCACcatactataatacacactacaACAACCCCTACCTCACAAGCAGTAATATTAGCCCTTCAGCCATCGGCACGGCAATCCCCTATCAGCATACAGAACATCCTGCTATAACAACCAGCCCAGAGTCTCACCCAGGTGAAGACAAGCATCAAGGA GAGTATCATGCCCCCCCTAGCCCTCCAACCCCAGGAAAGGAGCAGGAAGGAGGTCCAGCCAGACGCGGCTCGGATGGAAAGCTGCGGGGAAGGAAGAGGGCCAATGACCCTGTACCCCCACTGGACTCAGAAATCGAG AGAGTGTTTATTTGGGACCTGGATGAAACCATCATCATTTTCCACTCACTTCTCACCGGCTCTTTTTCCACACGCTTCGGCAAG GACTCAGCCAAAGCTGTGTCTCTGGGGCTGTGGATGGAAGAGATGATCTTCAACTTGGCAGACTCACGACTCTTCTTCAATGACCTAGAG GAATGTGACCAAGTTCATATCGATGATGTGGCCTCGGATGACAACGGACAGGACTTGAG cacaTATAACTTTGGAACAGACGGCTTCCAGAGTCCAGCAGGAGGTGGTGCTCTGTGTTTAGGCTCAGGGGTCCACGGTGGCGTCGACTGGATGAGGAAGCTGGCCTTCCGCTACCGGCGAGTAAAAGAGATCTACAACACTTTCAAGAACAATGTAGGAG GTTTGCTGGGGAATCCAAAGCGAGAGGAATGGCTTCAGCTGAGACGAGAAATGGAGGTTCTTACTGATCTGTGGCTTACGCAGGCTCTAAAGGCTCTAGCTCTTATTAACTCCAG ACCAAACTGTGTGAATGTGATGGTCACCACCACTCAGCTGATCCCAGCTCTTTCCAAAGTGCTGCTGTATGGTCTGGGAGGAGCTTTTCCCATCGAGAACATTTACAGTGCCACCAAAACTG GTAAAGAGAGCTGTTTTGAGAGGGTGACTCAGAGGTTCGGGAGGCGAGCTGTGTACGTGGTAATCGGAGATGGAGTGGAAGAGGAAACTGTGGCGAAGAAG AAAAACATGCCATTCTGGAGGGTAACATGCAGAGCAGACCTGGAGGCACTGAGTCATGCACTAGAGCTGGACTACCTCTAG